A stretch of Paenibacillus peoriae DNA encodes these proteins:
- a CDS encoding AraC family transcriptional regulator, which produces MILNPDVDPSLFHDCQWLPIIDWNVKFFGAHIHRVQADWCMPEESHIGFEIALILEGRQETIMENNVYSVGEGDILIIPPGFKHVSQCVSPNGMYYFSSHFNVDDPLFRQEMIKSNQLFFPAGTETNAKLQKVVHSWIGMVRKSGEYTTADRFRMQIALFELFGIFSQMISTSLEPRIAPSSVQYAKAIMEAIQSRFKPYREDESGEQAFRLEDVAASLGISPGYAQEVFRKVYGYSPRHYLSETKLHEAKVLIQQPNLPLNKVASLLGYSSLAHFSRQFKRWTGTSPLKYRQTLKPITNEQRIKI; this is translated from the coding sequence ATGATATTAAATCCTGATGTTGATCCATCTCTATTTCATGATTGCCAATGGCTGCCCATTATTGACTGGAATGTGAAATTTTTTGGCGCCCATATTCACCGGGTCCAAGCGGATTGGTGCATGCCGGAGGAATCTCATATCGGTTTTGAAATTGCACTCATTTTAGAAGGTCGTCAGGAAACGATTATGGAAAATAACGTATATTCGGTTGGAGAAGGTGATATTTTAATCATTCCGCCGGGTTTTAAACATGTGAGTCAGTGTGTTTCCCCAAACGGCATGTACTATTTTAGCTCTCATTTTAATGTCGATGATCCATTATTCCGTCAGGAAATGATTAAAAGCAATCAGCTCTTTTTTCCGGCGGGTACTGAAACGAATGCCAAGCTGCAAAAGGTTGTCCATAGCTGGATTGGCATGGTGCGGAAAAGCGGAGAATATACGACAGCAGACCGTTTTCGCATGCAGATTGCCTTATTTGAGCTATTCGGGATATTCTCGCAAATGATATCTACCAGTTTGGAGCCCAGAATTGCGCCTTCATCCGTTCAATATGCCAAGGCCATCATGGAAGCTATTCAATCGAGGTTTAAGCCTTATCGGGAAGATGAATCTGGCGAGCAAGCGTTCCGACTTGAAGATGTGGCGGCTTCTCTCGGGATCAGTCCTGGCTATGCCCAGGAAGTGTTCCGCAAGGTATACGGCTATTCACCACGTCACTATCTATCGGAAACCAAGTTGCATGAAGCTAAGGTGTTGATCCAGCAGCCCAATCTACCACTCAACAAGGTAGCTTCCCTGCTCGGATACTCCAGTCTGGCTCATTTCAGCAGACAGTTCAAGCGCTGGACAGGCACCAGCCCACTTAAATACCGCCAAACGTTAAAACCGATTACTAATGAACAAAGGATTAAGATATAA
- a CDS encoding site-2 protease family protein — translation MQNEEKKTDSKSGSSKWYLGSAAALLLLKGKSLLALLKFSKFGGALISMAITISTYAIIYPWGFAVGFVLLLFVHELGHVLAAKRKGLPVSAPLFIPFLGALITMKRQPLDAQTEAYVAMGGPLLGTIGAMAVYAGAYATDSPLLYALSYVGFFLNLINLLPIHPLDGGRISTAVTRWLWLVGLLGGIVVVVYLKSFLFFLIWAFFAYDLYKKYVKRNKEEAKVQSFLQKPLVNVQHLYEQGYPLPGPEHTRRLSFNTYSDLEGQQYVTVYMESLDVEQTLLLPQQCLVQDVWLNGVEHIPTPDAYQLRLLCGIDYIPFENDKYYEVPASSRWKFGIGYLALAVFLMGMMYVVHQHIGDIRL, via the coding sequence TTGCAAAATGAAGAGAAAAAGACCGATTCCAAATCCGGCTCATCCAAATGGTACCTTGGTAGTGCAGCAGCATTGCTTCTTCTGAAAGGCAAGTCGTTACTTGCCCTTTTAAAATTCAGTAAATTTGGCGGTGCGCTGATATCTATGGCGATAACGATTAGCACATATGCGATCATTTACCCGTGGGGATTTGCGGTCGGCTTCGTGTTGCTGTTGTTTGTACATGAGCTGGGACATGTATTGGCCGCCAAGCGCAAGGGGCTTCCCGTATCAGCACCATTATTTATTCCTTTTCTCGGTGCGCTGATCACCATGAAACGTCAACCTTTGGATGCGCAGACAGAGGCTTATGTGGCCATGGGCGGCCCGTTACTGGGGACGATTGGGGCTATGGCAGTATACGCAGGAGCCTATGCAACAGACAGTCCCCTGTTGTATGCGCTCTCGTATGTCGGCTTTTTCCTGAACCTGATCAACCTGCTGCCGATTCATCCGCTCGACGGAGGACGGATTTCCACGGCAGTGACGCGTTGGCTGTGGCTGGTGGGTCTATTGGGTGGAATTGTAGTCGTAGTATATTTAAAATCCTTTTTATTTTTCTTGATATGGGCGTTCTTTGCCTACGATTTGTACAAAAAATATGTTAAACGCAATAAAGAAGAGGCTAAGGTCCAATCCTTTTTGCAAAAGCCACTGGTGAACGTACAGCATCTGTATGAACAAGGATATCCGCTGCCTGGACCGGAGCACACGCGCAGATTATCTTTTAATACCTACTCGGATTTAGAGGGGCAGCAATATGTGACGGTGTATATGGAAAGTCTGGATGTGGAGCAGACACTTCTGCTGCCACAGCAGTGTCTTGTCCAGGATGTATGGCTGAACGGTGTGGAACATATACCGACGCCGGATGCGTACCAGCTCAGATTGCTGTGTGGGATTGATTATATTCCGTTTGAAAATGATAAGTATTACGAAGTACCCGCATCATCGCGCTGGAAATTCGGCATCGGTTACTTGGCTTTGGCCGTATTCCTGATGGGGATGATGTATGTGGTGCACCAGCATATAGGGGATATTAGGCTGTGA
- a CDS encoding beta-galactosidase, translating into MKKLLYGVAYYDEYMPYDRLDQDIQMMKDAGINVVRIAESTWSTHEPQNGVFDFTSVDRVLDAMHKAGIEAIVGTPTYAVPTWLVKEHPDVLATTPQGPGKYGARQIMDITNPVYLFHAERIIRKLIGRVSQHPAVIGFQTDNETKHYNTSGPNVQLQFVKYLRERFESLEELNRKFGLDYWSNRINSWGDFPSVVGTINGSLGAAFSQFQRKLVTDFLAWQVALVKEYKREDQFITQNFDFEWRGHSFGVQPDVDHFAASQAFDVTGVDIYHPSQDDLTGIEISFGGDVARSTKNNNYLVLETEAQAFTHWVPYPGQLRLQAFSHLASGANMVAYWHWHSIHNSFETYWKGLLSHDFEPNPVYEEAQTIGKDFARLSPHLVNLKKKNKTAILVSNEALTSIDWFKFNMSSPLNYNDIVRRLYDELYKLNIGTDIVHPGTESFDDYDLLIVPVLYSAPDALLEKLNRYVEKGGHVVYTFRSGFTNEHVQVRTSRQPGVISEACGIHYSLFVEPKKVTLKNNPFGVAPEDNQVDTWMELITPTTAEVLAYYDHPHWGKYAAITQNRYGQGTATYIGCIVSPAVIRELFSSVAKKAGVWGLDQETSYPIIVKSGTNELGRTIRYYFNYSEQAGSVVYPHGDGKELIGEHAVTQGETLPLEPWGVIIIEEA; encoded by the coding sequence ATGAAAAAGCTACTGTACGGTGTTGCCTATTATGATGAATATATGCCATATGACCGTTTGGACCAGGATATCCAAATGATGAAGGATGCGGGCATCAACGTGGTGCGGATTGCGGAATCCACCTGGAGTACGCATGAACCGCAAAATGGCGTGTTTGATTTTACTTCTGTGGATCGGGTGCTGGACGCCATGCATAAGGCGGGCATTGAAGCCATTGTGGGGACGCCCACCTATGCCGTACCCACGTGGCTGGTGAAGGAGCATCCTGATGTATTGGCGACAACGCCTCAAGGGCCGGGCAAATATGGTGCTCGCCAGATTATGGACATTACGAATCCGGTTTACCTGTTTCATGCCGAGCGAATCATACGCAAGCTGATCGGACGGGTGAGTCAGCATCCGGCGGTCATTGGCTTTCAGACGGATAATGAGACCAAGCATTACAACACGAGTGGGCCTAATGTGCAATTGCAATTTGTAAAGTATCTGCGAGAGCGGTTCGAATCGCTGGAGGAGCTAAACCGCAAATTTGGTCTGGACTATTGGAGTAATCGCATCAATAGCTGGGGGGACTTTCCTTCAGTGGTCGGAACGATTAATGGAAGTTTGGGCGCAGCCTTTTCCCAATTCCAGCGCAAGCTGGTGACGGACTTTCTGGCATGGCAGGTCGCGCTGGTGAAGGAATATAAGCGGGAGGACCAATTTATTACGCAAAACTTTGATTTTGAATGGAGAGGTCATTCCTTTGGTGTTCAGCCAGACGTGGATCACTTTGCGGCATCGCAAGCCTTTGATGTGACTGGGGTGGATATTTACCATCCATCACAGGATGACCTGACTGGTATTGAAATTTCCTTCGGTGGCGATGTGGCACGTTCGACGAAAAATAACAACTATCTAGTGCTAGAAACGGAAGCGCAGGCTTTTACCCACTGGGTTCCCTATCCGGGGCAATTGCGTCTGCAAGCGTTCAGCCATCTGGCTTCAGGGGCCAATATGGTGGCATACTGGCACTGGCATTCCATCCATAATTCCTTCGAAACCTACTGGAAGGGTCTGCTGAGCCATGATTTTGAGCCGAATCCAGTGTATGAGGAAGCACAGACCATAGGGAAGGATTTTGCAAGATTGTCTCCGCATTTGGTCAACTTGAAAAAAAAAAATAAAACGGCGATTCTGGTCAGCAACGAAGCATTGACGTCAATTGACTGGTTTAAATTTAATATGAGTAGTCCGTTGAATTACAATGACATCGTACGTCGTTTGTATGACGAGTTGTATAAACTGAATATCGGGACAGATATTGTTCATCCAGGTACAGAATCGTTTGACGACTATGATCTCTTGATCGTCCCGGTTCTCTATTCTGCCCCAGATGCACTACTGGAGAAGCTGAACCGATATGTGGAAAAAGGTGGTCATGTAGTATACACATTCCGAAGCGGATTTACCAACGAGCATGTGCAGGTGAGAACGTCCCGACAGCCGGGCGTGATTAGCGAAGCCTGCGGCATTCATTACAGCTTGTTCGTGGAGCCGAAGAAAGTGACGCTTAAGAATAATCCTTTTGGGGTGGCACCAGAGGACAATCAGGTAGATACGTGGATGGAGCTGATTACCCCGACGACCGCCGAAGTATTGGCCTATTACGATCACCCGCATTGGGGCAAATATGCAGCAATTACGCAAAACCGCTATGGTCAGGGAACAGCGACCTATATCGGCTGTATCGTCAGCCCGGCGGTCATCCGCGAACTATTCAGCTCTGTAGCCAAAAAGGCAGGAGTATGGGGACTGGATCAGGAAACGTCTTATCCGATCATTGTTAAATCCGGCACGAATGAGCTAGGACGGACAATCCGGTACT
- a CDS encoding lipase family protein, whose product MSSLQVSDETYKIMSEMAYKKMKKGAEPSEELPGWKVLDTLDREDSGLAAVTFYNEETEQAVIAYRGTETDDPQDLYNDVTLALPEINRKIHGSLNIHSDEYNEKMKKMDDALGFTAFNNWMGEKEKSVDKALFGSSNQFYQAEDYAKDIQNKYKNYNFSLTGHSLGGGNAQYVAAYTGLNAVTFCAPSVISSLTPEYREKAENGEFDHQITNFLHPSDMIASFIGGGYDLHVGASYHIDNNYQTANEGLGLKERVDNTLGGPSYHSLNHYKFDKNGYVSNPLYDPVTGERIAESPRIPSDFNLMETVDGWIQQLGQTLTQFQKAALVTAATSASAGTIQVMPEHLLAVAEKWKANAQQCDADFQRVRARLSRYLHSSQSRRLQPIVTQLDSSMMEFSQWHLRTTNEFLYNLEYKIEQFIQADIS is encoded by the coding sequence ATGAGTTCACTTCAAGTAAGTGACGAAACTTATAAAATAATGTCTGAAATGGCCTATAAAAAAATGAAAAAAGGTGCTGAACCATCAGAAGAACTCCCCGGCTGGAAAGTGTTAGACACGCTCGATCGCGAGGATTCGGGACTTGCCGCTGTCACATTTTACAACGAAGAAACGGAACAGGCCGTTATCGCCTACCGTGGGACGGAAACGGATGATCCACAGGATCTGTATAACGATGTGACTCTTGCACTTCCTGAAATTAACCGCAAAATTCACGGTAGTTTGAATATTCATTCAGATGAATATAATGAAAAAATGAAAAAAATGGACGACGCTTTAGGGTTCACGGCGTTTAACAACTGGATGGGAGAGAAAGAAAAAAGCGTAGATAAGGCTTTGTTCGGCAGCTCGAACCAGTTCTATCAGGCAGAGGACTATGCGAAGGATATACAAAACAAGTACAAAAACTACAACTTCTCGCTAACTGGACATTCGCTGGGAGGAGGGAATGCACAATATGTAGCTGCTTATACAGGGTTAAATGCGGTTACATTCTGTGCGCCTTCGGTCATTTCCAGTCTGACACCGGAGTACAGAGAGAAAGCAGAAAATGGTGAGTTTGACCATCAAATTACGAATTTTCTGCATCCCAGTGATATGATAGCTAGCTTTATTGGGGGAGGGTACGATCTTCACGTAGGAGCTTCCTACCATATTGACAATAATTATCAAACAGCTAATGAAGGCTTAGGACTAAAAGAGAGAGTGGACAACACGTTGGGTGGGCCTTCCTATCACTCACTCAATCATTATAAGTTTGATAAGAATGGCTATGTATCCAACCCGCTATATGATCCTGTAACAGGCGAACGAATCGCGGAATCTCCGCGTATTCCATCTGACTTTAACCTAATGGAAACGGTGGACGGCTGGATACAGCAATTAGGACAGACCTTAACTCAATTCCAAAAGGCAGCGCTGGTAACGGCGGCAACATCTGCTTCAGCAGGTACGATTCAAGTCATGCCGGAGCATCTACTCGCTGTAGCTGAAAAATGGAAGGCGAATGCACAACAATGTGATGCAGATTTCCAACGTGTCAGAGCCAGGCTTTCACGCTATTTGCACAGTAGTCAGAGTCGGCGGTTGCAGCCGATTGTAACACAGCTTGACTCCTCCATGATGGAATTTAGTCAGTGGCATTTACGGACGACTAATGAATTTCTTTACAATCTCGAGTACAAAATAGAGCAGTTTATCCAGGCAGATATTAGCTAA